One genomic window of Salvia miltiorrhiza cultivar Shanhuang (shh) chromosome 4, IMPLAD_Smil_shh, whole genome shotgun sequence includes the following:
- the LOC131021565 gene encoding uncharacterized protein LOC131021565: MEIGGSSRTMTRKKAPAPKRMKGPLDVYLSQPSSQTHEVLKGRKERKGVFGASDKLCRERACKAIARFFYDNAIPFHPATSDSFKNMVEEIGQYGPGLEPPSMYELRVPFLQKEVEVTDTKVLEFKKEWATKGCSILSDGWRDSVVQKDIVNFLVNSPKGSVFIKSVEVSEVVKDAITLFQMLDSIVEEVGEANVVQVVTDNASNYVKAGKLLMTKRPHLYWTPCAAHCVDLMLEDIGKLPKIKNALKKAIFMNGYIYNHVAVVNMMRRFTNQRNLHRPTVTRFATSFITLAQYHKQKNNLRKMVTSEEWNASKWAKEAGGKKVTAYILQDTFWRNVLYALKLGGPLVTVLRMVDGDKKPAMGYIYEAMDRAKEAIAKSFGHKEEHYKEAFGIIDKRWDCQLHRPLHAAGYFLNPEIYYDNPDQVSCQEIEQGLYECIQRLIPNEPTQDKVMAELDAYKNADGLFGNAMAIRHRKVKSPANWWSCYGSSSLNLKSFAIKVLSLTCSATGCERNWSVFDHLHTKKRNRLAQDRLNKLVYVKYNRTLERRYKRKDTIDHILLEEIDDSNEWLVGHMDGESSNEDDLVFEDGDLTWNVVSKASGANDPIYSTRRASRVDKGKSVVASSSRRLLDEDEDADEEREVNEMEEDIGEDGDDAFEDGLEDDDF; this comes from the exons ATGGAAATTGGAGGTAGCTCACGCACCATGACGAGGAAGAAGGCCCCTGCTCCAAAGAGGATGAAAGGTCCTTTAGATGTTTATCTTAGCCAACCTAGTTCTCAAACTCATGAAGTATTGAagggaagaaaagaaagaaaaggagtCTTTGGTGCTAGTGACAAGTTATGTAGGGAAAGAGCTTGTAAAGCAATTGCAAGGTTCTTTTATGACAATGCTATTCCTTTCCATCCGGCCACTAGTGATAGTTTCAAGAACATGGTTGAAGAAATTGGACAATATGGTCCCGGATTGGAACCACCGAGCATGTATGAGCTAAGAGTTCCTTTTCTTCAAAAGGAAGTGGAAGTCACGGACACCAAAGTGTTGGAGTTCAAGAAAGAATGGGCCACAAAGGGATGTTCTATTTTATCCGATGGATGGCGTGATTCGGTGGTGCAAAAGGATATTGTGAACTTCCTTGTCAATTCTCCAAAAGGGTCCGTGTTCATCAAATCGGTGGAAGTATCCGAAGTTGTGAAAGATGCAATCACTTTGTTTCAAATGCTTGATTCTATTGTTGAGGAAGTTGGAGAGGCAAATGTTGTGCAAGTGGTGACGGATAATGCATCTAACTATGTCAAAGCGG GGAAATTGCTTATGACAAAAAGACCACATCTTTATTGGACTCCATGTGCCGCACATTGCGTGGACTTAATGTTGGAGGATATTGGAAAGCTTCCAAAGATCAAGAATGCCCTCAAGAAGGCGATCTTCATGaatggttatatatataaccacgtCGCCGTTGTCAACATGATGAGAAGATTCACAAATCAAAGGAATTTGCATCGACCGACGGTCACAAGGTTTGCAACTTCCTTTATCACTCTTGCACAATATCATAAGCAAAAGAACAACTTGAGGAAGATGGTGACTTCGGAAGAGTGGAATGCTTCAAAGTGGGCAAAGGAAGCGGGGGGAAAGAAGGTGACAGCTTATATTTTGCAAGACACATTTTGGAGGAATGTGTTGTATGCTCTTAAGTTGGGAGGTCCTCTTGTGACGGTACTTCGGATGGTTGATGGGGATAAAAAACCGGCCATGGGGTACATTTATGAAGCTATGGATAGAGCTAAGGAGGCTATTGCTAAGAGTTTTGGTCACAAGGAGGAGCATTACAAAGAAGCGTTTGGGATCATTGATAAAAGATGGGATTGCCAACTTCACCGTCCTTTACATGCGGCCGGATACTTTCTTAATCCGGAAATCTATTATGATAATCCGGATCAAGTGAGTTGCCAAGAGATTGAGCAAGGCTTGTATGAATGCATTCAAAGGTTGATTCCCAATGAACCAACTCAAGACAAGGTCATGGCTGAGTTGGATGCCTACAAAAATGCAGATGGTCTATTTGGCAATGCAATGGCAATTAGACATAGAAAGGTCAAATCACCAG CGAATTGGTGGTCTTGTTATGGATCTTCAAGTCTCAACCTCAAATCATTTGCGATAAAAGTTCTTAGCCTCACTTGTAGTGCTACCGGATGTGAGAGAAATTGGAGTGTCTTTGATCAt ctTCATACCAAGAAGAGAAACCGATTGGCACAAGATCGGCTCAATAAATTGGTTTATGTGAAGTACAATCGCACTTTGGAAAGGCGATACAAGAGGAAAGACACAATAGATCATATTCTATTAGAAGAGATTGATGATAGCAATGAATGGTTGGTTGGACATATGGATGGGGAATCTTCTAATGAAGATGATCTTGTGTTTGAGGATGGTGATTTGACATGGAATGTCGTTAGTAAGGCTTCGGGAGCTAATGATCCTATTTATAGCACTAGACGGGCATCTAGAGTTGATAAAGGAAAGAGTGTAGTTGCTTCAAGTTCGAGAAGGCTTTTAGATGAGGATGAAGATGCGGATGAGGAGAGGGAAGTGAATGAGATGGAAGAGGACATTGGTGAAGATGGGGATGACGCATTTGAGGATGGACTTGAGGATGATGATTTTTGA
- the LOC131021566 gene encoding glycosyltransferase 6-like produces MVSLELHNLTMAKNSNSRSKAATFLSDGFIFAGGTLVAFLLVWAFWSFFTTTPIPSPTFSSTTTTAATDASCPGIAKDPDPLYDPPEKSFYDDPELRYTIDSPPVKNWDEKRSAWLRQHPSFAAGAENRIVMVTGSQAAPCKNPIGDHLLLKLFKNKVDYGRRHGIDVFYNNALLQPRMFSFWAKTPTVKAAMLAHPEAEWIWWVDSDAAFTDMDFELPLGRYKAHNMVIHGWPNLIYENKSWTGINAGVFLIRNCQWAMDFMDEWASMGPQHADYDKWGEILRSTFKDKIRPESDDQSGLAYLLLKEREKWGDMIYVENGYYFQGYWVEIVGTFENTTAEYKRMEAADGRLRRRHAEGVSRSYGRAWAERMRGAGGGRGSRRRPFITHFTGCQPCSGDHNQMYSGQTCFDAMQMALTFADNQVLRNYGFVHPDLHDPSTVEPLPFDYPA; encoded by the coding sequence ATGGTGTCGCTTGAGCTCCACAATCTCACAATGGCCAAGAACAGCAACAGCCGGAGCAAAGCGGCTACATTTCTTTCCGATGGCTTCATCTTCGCCGGCGGCACTCTCGTGGCGTTCCTGCTCGTCTGGGCCTTCTGGTCTTTCTTCACCACTACTCCTATTCCATCTCCCACcttctcctccaccaccaccaccgccgccactgACGCGAGCTGCCCCGGTATCGCAAAGGATCCCGACCCGCTCTACGACCCGCCTGAAAAGAGCTTCTACGACGACCCGGAACTGCGCTACACCATCGACTCACCGCCGGTGAAGAACTGGGACGAGAAAAGAAGCGCGTGGCTGAGGCAGCACCCGTCGTTCGCCGCCGGCGCGGAGAACAGAATAGTGATGGTGACGGGGTCGCAGGCGGCGCCGTGCAAGAACCCCATCGGCGACCACCTGCTGCTGAAACTGTTCAAGAACAAGGTAGACTACGGGCGGCGGCACGGCATCGACGTGTTCTACAACAACGCGCTGCTCCAGCCGCGGATGTTCTCGTTCTGGGCGAAGACGCCGACGGTGAAGGCGGCGATGCTGGCCCACCCGGAGGCGGAGTGGATCTGGTGGGTCGACTCCGACGCCGCCTTCACGGACATGGACTTCGAGCTCCCACTGGGCCGCTACAAGGCCCACAACATGGTCATCCACGGCTGGCCCAATTTGATCTACGAGAACAAGAGCTGGACCGGTATCAACGCGGGCGTCTTCTTGATCCGAAACTGCCAGTGGGCCATGGACTTCATGGACGAGTGGGCGAGCATGGGCCCACAGCATGCTGACTATGACAAATGGGGCGAGATTTTGAGAAGCACTTTCAAGGACAAGATCCGACCCGAATCCGACGATCAATCGGGTCTGGCGTATCTGCTGTTGAAGGAGAGGGAGAAATGGGGGGATATGATCTACGTGGAGAATGGGTACTATTTCCAGGGGTACTGGGTGGAGATCGTGGGGACGTTCGAGAACACCACGGCGGAGTACAAGCGGATGGAGGCGGCGGACGGGCGGCTGAGGCGGCGGCACGCGGAGGGGGTGAGCCGGAGCTACGGGAGGGCGTGGGCGGAGCGGATGAGGGGCGCGGGGGGCGGGCGGGGGAGCCGGCGGAGGCCGTTCATCACGCACTTCACGGGGTGCCAGCCCTGCAGTGGGGACCACAACCAGATGTATTCGGGTCAGACGTGCTTCGATGCCATGCAGATGGCGCTCACCTTCGCGGACAATCAGGTGCTCCGGAATTACGGCTTCGTGCACCCGGATCTACACGATCCCTCCACCGTCGAACCCCTGCCGTTCGATTACCCTGCTTAA
- the LOC131021567 gene encoding uncharacterized protein LOC131021567 isoform X1, giving the protein MKGEEKQRKFHEALLKMLYPPPSDSDKEVEEKEDEQEEANLIQLLNDPPEEEIENEEPSPSSSDDNDGGDGKLTRAQRKRLRKKKLKEADSRRRKIIGPLLPASNHPSHGGVDDASDVAEGVSGDLSQVSDALEGVRRNAAANVSEEEASCWNKKKLKIKQRRKSKKMGIAKSTPSSTCNRNQGLKIILDDRVEADP; this is encoded by the exons ATGAAGGGAGAAGAGAAGCAACGAAAGTTTCATGAAGCCCTTCTCAAGATGCTCTATCCGCCCCCTTCTGATTCTGACAAA GAGGTCGAGGAAAAAGAAGACGAACAAGAAGAagccaatttaatccagttgtTGAATGACCCTCCAG AGGAGGAGATAGAGAATGAGGAGCCATCGCCATCAAGCAGCGACGATAACGATGGTGGTGATGGAAAATTGACGAGGGCTCAAAGGAAGAGGCTCCGGAAGAAGAAGCTCAAAGAAGCTGATTCCCGCCGCAGAAAGATTATTGGGCCTCTGTTACCTGCTTCAAACCATCCAAGTCATGGCGGCGTTGATGATGCGAGTGACGTGGCTGAAGGTGTTTCAGGTGATCTTAGCCAAGTTAGTGATGCGCTTGAaggtgttcgacgaaatgccGCAGCCAATGTTTCAG AAGAGGAAGCTTCTTGCTGGAATAAGAAGAAGCTAAAGATAAAGCAGAGAAGGAAATCGAAGAAGATGGGTATTGCAAAGTCGACTCCATCAAGCACTTGCAATCGAAATCAAGGTCTGAAAATCATACTAGATGATAGGGTTGAAGCTGATCCCTGA
- the LOC131021567 gene encoding uncharacterized protein LOC131021567 isoform X2 gives MKGEEKQRKFHEALLKMLYPPPSDSDKEVEEKEDEQEEANLIQLLNDPPEEEIENEEPSPSSSDDNDGGDGKLTRAQRKRLRKKKLKEADSRRRKIIGPLLPASNHPSHGGVDDASDVAEGVSGDLSQVSDALEGVRRNAAANVSEEASCWNKKKLKIKQRRKSKKMGIAKSTPSSTCNRNQGLKIILDDRVEADP, from the exons ATGAAGGGAGAAGAGAAGCAACGAAAGTTTCATGAAGCCCTTCTCAAGATGCTCTATCCGCCCCCTTCTGATTCTGACAAA GAGGTCGAGGAAAAAGAAGACGAACAAGAAGAagccaatttaatccagttgtTGAATGACCCTCCAG AGGAGGAGATAGAGAATGAGGAGCCATCGCCATCAAGCAGCGACGATAACGATGGTGGTGATGGAAAATTGACGAGGGCTCAAAGGAAGAGGCTCCGGAAGAAGAAGCTCAAAGAAGCTGATTCCCGCCGCAGAAAGATTATTGGGCCTCTGTTACCTGCTTCAAACCATCCAAGTCATGGCGGCGTTGATGATGCGAGTGACGTGGCTGAAGGTGTTTCAGGTGATCTTAGCCAAGTTAGTGATGCGCTTGAaggtgttcgacgaaatgccGCAGCCAATGTTTCAG AGGAAGCTTCTTGCTGGAATAAGAAGAAGCTAAAGATAAAGCAGAGAAGGAAATCGAAGAAGATGGGTATTGCAAAGTCGACTCCATCAAGCACTTGCAATCGAAATCAAGGTCTGAAAATCATACTAGATGATAGGGTTGAAGCTGATCCCTGA